One genomic window of Methyloterricola oryzae includes the following:
- the hemN gene encoding oxygen-independent coproporphyrinogen III oxidase produces MTEQLPIFDEELIRRYDRQGPRYTSYPTAVQFTETFGNAQYLEHARASHAVAEPVPLSLYFHIPFCATVCYYCGCNKIVTKNRAHTIAYLESLHREVEHQGQLFDRARPVAQLHWGGGTPTFLAEDQMQALMDHTRRHFSLLDHDAGEYSIEIDPRTVDPAKVTFLRRLGFNRLSLGVQDFEPAVQRAVNRLQSEEQTLAVMQAARDCRFTSISVDLIYGLPLQSVESFDRTLDKIVAANPDRISVFNYAHLPSMFKTQRQINEHELPAPQVKLNILRHAITKLIDAGYVYIGMDHFAKPDDELAIAQREGTLSRNFQGYATHGECDIVGLGVSSIGRIGNSYSQNERDLERYCQRVDDEGLAVFRGITLNADDQLRRRVINELICHFQLERDRFGVDFDRYFADEIEALSGMAADGLLEIDGRWLRVRPAGRLLIRNICMVFDRYLNEATEAGRRFSKVI; encoded by the coding sequence ATGACCGAGCAACTGCCCATTTTCGACGAGGAACTCATCCGCCGCTACGACCGCCAAGGACCTCGCTACACTTCTTATCCCACCGCTGTCCAGTTCACCGAAACCTTCGGCAATGCGCAGTACCTCGAGCACGCCCGCGCCAGCCATGCGGTCGCCGAACCAGTTCCGCTTTCCCTGTATTTCCACATACCGTTCTGCGCAACCGTCTGCTATTACTGCGGCTGCAACAAGATCGTCACCAAGAACCGAGCCCACACCATCGCCTACCTGGAGAGTCTGCACCGGGAAGTCGAGCACCAGGGTCAGTTGTTCGATCGCGCGCGACCTGTCGCGCAGCTGCACTGGGGCGGCGGTACACCGACCTTCCTGGCCGAGGACCAGATGCAGGCCTTGATGGACCACACCCGTCGCCATTTCAGCCTGCTTGACCACGATGCCGGCGAATATTCGATTGAAATCGACCCGCGTACCGTGGACCCGGCCAAAGTGACATTCCTGCGCCGCCTGGGATTCAACCGGCTCAGCCTCGGCGTGCAAGATTTCGAGCCTGCGGTGCAGCGGGCCGTCAACCGCCTGCAGAGCGAGGAACAGACCTTGGCGGTCATGCAAGCCGCACGCGACTGCAGGTTCACGTCCATCAGCGTCGATCTCATTTATGGTCTCCCGCTACAGAGCGTCGAAAGCTTCGACCGCACCCTCGATAAGATCGTGGCCGCCAACCCGGACCGCATCTCGGTATTCAATTACGCCCATCTGCCCAGCATGTTCAAGACGCAGCGGCAGATCAACGAGCATGAACTGCCTGCGCCCCAGGTAAAGCTGAACATCCTGCGCCACGCCATCACCAAGCTGATCGACGCCGGTTACGTCTATATCGGAATGGACCACTTCGCCAAGCCGGATGACGAGTTGGCCATCGCCCAGCGCGAAGGCACGCTGTCGCGCAATTTCCAGGGTTACGCCACCCACGGGGAATGCGACATCGTGGGGCTGGGCGTCAGTTCTATCGGGCGCATCGGCAACAGCTACAGCCAGAACGAGCGGGATCTGGAGCGCTATTGCCAACGGGTCGATGACGAAGGCTTGGCGGTGTTCCGTGGCATCACCCTGAATGCCGACGATCAGCTGCGCCGAAGGGTCATCAATGAACTCATCTGTCACTTCCAGCTTGAACGAGACCGCTTCGGCGTCGATTTCGACCGCTACTTCGCCGACGAAATCGAGGCGCTGTCCGGTATGGCTGCCGATGGCCTGCTGGAAATCGACGGCCGATGGCTGCGCGTGCGTCCAGCGGGCCGATTGCTCATACGCAACATTTGCATGGTGTTCGACCGCTACCTGAACGAGGCAACGGAGGCCGGCAGGCGCTTTTCCAAAGTCATCTGA
- a CDS encoding PEP-CTERM/exosortase system-associated acyltransferase → MPRNIADSFDEYFDMVPADSAALKESVYRLRYQVFCLETGFEDTEEHPTGLEFDEYDERSEHYLIKHRRTGVYAATTRLIMADKDDPDATFPIERHCRLTRTDLLESVPRECLGEVSRFCVSGYFKRRSGEQGTIAGIGPQKNQYYHASEDERRTWPHITLALIACLNRINLSHGTTHLYALMEPSLIRLLNAMGIAFLPIGPLTNYHGLRQPCLIKVPDYLEKVKAKNVHVWEMLTDRGNFWGENRDVA, encoded by the coding sequence ATGCCAAGAAATATCGCTGACTCGTTTGACGAGTACTTCGACATGGTTCCGGCTGATTCCGCGGCCCTCAAGGAGTCTGTTTATCGGCTCAGATATCAGGTGTTCTGCCTTGAAACCGGCTTTGAAGACACGGAAGAGCATCCCACCGGGCTGGAATTCGACGAATACGACGAACGTTCTGAGCACTACCTGATCAAGCACCGCCGTACCGGTGTATATGCCGCCACCACGCGACTGATCATGGCGGACAAAGACGATCCCGATGCCACGTTTCCCATCGAAAGGCACTGCCGCCTCACGCGGACGGACCTGTTGGAATCGGTGCCACGGGAGTGCCTGGGTGAAGTTTCCCGCTTTTGTGTGTCCGGATACTTCAAGCGCCGCTCAGGTGAACAAGGCACCATTGCCGGCATCGGCCCCCAGAAAAATCAGTATTACCACGCCAGCGAAGACGAACGCAGAACCTGGCCGCACATCACTCTGGCCTTGATTGCCTGCCTCAATCGCATCAACCTCAGCCACGGCACGACCCACCTCTACGCCTTGATGGAGCCTTCGCTGATCCGCCTGCTTAACGCAATGGGTATCGCCTTTCTGCCCATAGGGCCCCTGACAAATTATCATGGGCTGCGCCAACCGTGTCTCATCAAAGTTCCTGACTACCTGGAGAAGGTCAAGGCCAAAAACGTCCATGTCTGGGAGATGCTGACCGACCGCGGCAACTTCTGGGGAGAGAATCGGGATGTCGCTTAA
- a CDS encoding MFS transporter, which translates to MVTDLAMKLNPRQVRYAIVVMFLAQFISVSGDRLFSIAVSWWVVDQSELQDRELILGLLLAASTLPAALAGPFLGALIDKYSKRACMVAADFLRLTLMAGLAYLLHHQSLDLPLLFAFCILIFSFEPLFDTAVSASLSPLSRDTESLSQLVALESAIPNLGAVMGALVGSMLLAAWATETAFWFNAASFLISLLLVMTLPTVRSPGQTSGDAARAYGYGFLKAHRPAARLMACFGLANFFVAPLFFYLPLLVRDVLKADASGLAQLELAFAGGNLVILAWLFARPKIYRRVRWLRFLLVGISGPFLYFLAQTEDSSTMLAVLSIWGGSIAFVTYLAITSFQISIPDEYKGRFFALFNSLCTLSLPLSFACVGALSTKFSLQELMYGNAACITVIALAFLAVPDESQGKVHSL; encoded by the coding sequence ATGGTCACTGACCTCGCCATGAAACTCAACCCTCGCCAGGTAAGGTATGCGATCGTGGTCATGTTTCTGGCGCAATTCATCTCGGTCAGCGGCGACCGTCTCTTCTCAATCGCAGTATCCTGGTGGGTTGTGGACCAGAGCGAACTGCAGGACCGTGAGCTTATCCTCGGCCTGCTCCTTGCCGCAAGCACCCTACCTGCTGCCCTGGCAGGTCCATTTTTGGGTGCGCTGATCGACAAGTACAGCAAGCGCGCCTGCATGGTGGCGGCCGATTTCCTCAGATTGACACTGATGGCCGGACTGGCTTACCTGCTTCACCACCAGTCCCTTGATTTGCCGTTGCTGTTTGCCTTCTGCATTCTGATATTTTCATTTGAACCGCTTTTCGATACGGCAGTTAGCGCATCGCTCTCGCCGCTATCCCGCGACACGGAATCGCTCTCGCAACTGGTAGCACTCGAAAGCGCCATACCCAACCTTGGAGCTGTCATGGGGGCCCTGGTTGGCAGCATGCTGCTGGCCGCATGGGCGACCGAAACGGCGTTCTGGTTCAACGCCGCCAGTTTTCTGATCTCACTATTGCTCGTGATGACGCTCCCCACCGTGCGGTCCCCGGGCCAAACCTCAGGGGACGCAGCGCGAGCCTACGGCTATGGATTCCTAAAAGCGCATCGCCCCGCCGCGCGACTCATGGCTTGTTTTGGCTTGGCGAATTTTTTTGTTGCCCCTTTGTTTTTCTATTTGCCGCTTTTGGTACGTGATGTTCTGAAAGCCGATGCGTCAGGCCTTGCGCAACTGGAATTGGCGTTCGCTGGAGGCAATCTAGTCATCTTGGCCTGGTTGTTCGCCCGCCCCAAAATCTATCGTCGGGTGCGCTGGCTCCGTTTTTTGTTGGTGGGGATTTCAGGGCCATTTTTATACTTCCTGGCGCAAACCGAGGACTCTTCGACGATGCTCGCAGTACTAAGCATCTGGGGCGGCAGCATTGCTTTCGTCACCTATCTTGCGATTACCAGCTTTCAGATATCAATTCCTGACGAGTACAAGGGCCGGTTTTTTGCTCTATTCAACAGCCTATGTACCCTTTCATTGCCCTTGAGTTTTGCCTGCGTCGGGGCCCTAAGTACGAAGTTTTCGCTACAGGAATTAATGTATGGGAACGCAGCCTGCATTACCGTTATCGCTCTCGCTTTTCTCGCCGTCCCTGATGAAAGTCAGGGTAAGGTCCACAGCCTTTAA
- a CDS encoding bifunctional metallophosphatase/5'-nucleotidase produces the protein MGLFACAAPIRQAPGENSGVRHLRILQVNDTYKVEGLENGTVGGFARLRSLRRQLESDGGGPVLLLHAGDFLYPSVMSKYLAAEPMVRVMNLLDGDGDAFDPNMVVTFGNHEFDNPDPGILLGRIAQSDFAWISSNVRYRPSQGAPLQDWDRRVPVPHHLLRDVNGVRIGLFALTLNSTEQDYVGYRYTEDERCHLVRTVISALQREGAEVIVALTHQDLEQDQWLAREFPEIDLIAGGHEHFHIQERVGKTWITKADADNLSAIIHHVTLKTGQPPAVTPHRVVLDTTIPQDRLVQAEVDRSLERLATAIKKTTGRDGATVVASTIHPLEGLEAAVRRRETALGNFLADTLRARMRTDVALLNAGGIRINDNIPPGPVTAADLEGLYYFDDTVVSFQITGVELLDLLRHSIAKAHLGYGGFLQVSGIRFRYRISGPAENPLTHIDPSDVWVQRFGDARLEPLDLKRRYSAAATDFLWNRGFADGYPLFRQGAGGSSPPRLDHGSPPSFRSVIEEALALLTYRTITTRIDGRIKAEIMPP, from the coding sequence TTGGGGCTTTTCGCCTGCGCCGCACCGATCAGGCAAGCGCCTGGGGAGAATTCCGGCGTCCGGCATCTGCGCATTCTGCAGGTCAATGACACCTACAAGGTCGAAGGGCTGGAAAACGGCACCGTGGGCGGTTTTGCGCGCCTCAGATCACTGCGCCGACAGCTTGAAAGCGACGGCGGCGGCCCCGTGCTGTTGCTGCACGCCGGCGATTTCCTCTACCCGTCCGTGATGAGCAAGTACCTGGCGGCCGAACCCATGGTGCGTGTCATGAATTTGCTGGATGGCGACGGTGACGCCTTCGATCCCAACATGGTCGTCACTTTCGGGAATCACGAATTCGACAACCCGGACCCAGGGATCCTGCTCGGTCGCATTGCCCAGTCGGACTTTGCCTGGATATCCTCGAACGTGCGTTACCGTCCAAGCCAGGGCGCGCCCCTTCAGGACTGGGATCGGCGGGTCCCCGTGCCGCACCACCTGCTGCGCGACGTGAATGGCGTCAGAATTGGATTGTTTGCCCTTACCCTGAATTCCACCGAGCAGGACTACGTGGGCTATCGCTACACGGAGGACGAGCGCTGCCACTTGGTCCGAACCGTCATCTCCGCACTGCAACGGGAAGGTGCCGAAGTCATCGTGGCTCTGACCCATCAGGATCTGGAGCAGGACCAATGGCTGGCGCGTGAGTTCCCCGAAATCGATCTGATCGCGGGTGGGCACGAGCATTTCCATATCCAGGAGCGGGTGGGCAAAACCTGGATCACCAAGGCCGATGCGGATAACCTGAGCGCAATCATCCACCACGTCACCCTGAAGACCGGCCAACCCCCCGCCGTCACGCCGCATCGGGTCGTCCTCGATACAACCATCCCTCAAGATCGACTGGTGCAGGCCGAGGTGGACCGTTCCCTGGAACGCCTGGCCACCGCCATCAAAAAGACCACGGGCCGCGATGGCGCGACGGTCGTCGCCAGCACAATTCATCCGTTGGAGGGCCTGGAAGCCGCCGTCCGCCGCCGCGAGACGGCACTGGGCAATTTCCTCGCTGACACCCTGCGCGCGCGCATGCGCACCGATGTCGCCCTCCTCAACGCGGGCGGTATTCGCATCAACGACAACATTCCGCCGGGTCCCGTGACCGCTGCGGACCTGGAAGGCCTCTATTACTTTGACGACACCGTGGTGAGCTTTCAGATCACGGGGGTGGAACTCCTCGACCTATTACGCCACTCCATCGCGAAAGCCCACCTGGGCTACGGCGGGTTCCTGCAGGTCTCCGGCATCCGCTTTCGCTATCGGATCAGCGGGCCTGCTGAGAACCCACTCACCCATATCGACCCAAGCGACGTTTGGGTGCAGCGATTCGGGGATGCCAGGCTCGAGCCCTTGGACCTGAAGCGACGCTACAGCGCCGCCGCAACGGATTTCCTCTGGAACAGGGGCTTCGCAGACGGATACCCGCTGTTTCGACAGGGCGCCGGAGGTTCCAGCCCTCCCCGACTCGACCATGGTTCGCCGCCAAGTTTCCGCAGCGTCATCGAGGAAGCACTGGCCCTCCTAACCTACCGCACCATCACCACACGCATTGACGGTCGCATCAAGGCGGAGATCATGCCGCCTTAG
- a CDS encoding DUF2490 domain-containing protein has product MHSNPMQFHRSRAIALALALIPAAARADPTAEDFQTWAAITATGTLGVLSPALQSFRYWMEGQGRFGNDTSSLSQGMVRPGLGYALNSNASLWLGYAYAPTMEPFTTDSFNEQRLWQQFLWTDKSALGNYSSRTRFEERFIGQPDTAYRFRQMFKLAYPLPFAQDFSLVGWDEVFVNLNNTGTVHAGLDQNRLFAGLGYNFDEHIRTELGYMNQYIQKSEAADRISHILSLSLFLNY; this is encoded by the coding sequence CATGCAATTCCACCGCAGCCGGGCAATCGCGTTGGCTCTGGCACTGATACCGGCCGCAGCCAGAGCCGACCCGACGGCGGAAGATTTTCAAACCTGGGCAGCCATCACTGCTACCGGCACGCTCGGCGTGCTCAGTCCGGCGTTGCAGTCGTTCCGGTACTGGATGGAAGGCCAAGGCCGTTTTGGCAACGACACCTCGTCCCTCTCGCAAGGCATGGTGCGCCCAGGCCTGGGCTATGCCCTGAATTCCAACGCCAGTCTGTGGCTGGGTTACGCCTATGCCCCCACCATGGAGCCTTTCACCACCGATTCCTTCAACGAGCAGCGCCTGTGGCAGCAATTCCTGTGGACGGACAAAAGTGCGCTGGGGAATTACAGCAGCCGCACCCGTTTCGAAGAGCGTTTCATCGGCCAGCCGGACACCGCCTACCGCTTCCGGCAGATGTTCAAGCTCGCCTACCCGTTGCCGTTCGCGCAGGATTTCAGCCTGGTCGGTTGGGACGAAGTATTCGTAAACCTCAACAATACCGGCACCGTGCATGCAGGCCTCGACCAGAACCGCTTGTTCGCGGGGCTGGGCTACAACTTTGATGAACACATCCGGACCGAACTGGGGTACATGAACCAGTACATCCAGAAGTCGGAAGCCGCGGACCGCATTTCCCATATCCTCTCGCTCAGCCTGTTCCTGAATTACTGA
- a CDS encoding phenylacetate--CoA ligase family protein, whose protein sequence is MSTDPRIPNTLDNNLHRVLEIARFNVPFYRERAPRDYRELSNWPLVSKSDLEVSFQAFLNELHPASSGNASYVVASGGSTATPVYVSYSQPEVEIITRNLASHFQQNGMQTGDSVVNYFGAGDMCGAFSMVDRALAHLPVTILPLSFTPNLAFALEVIDRFHPNVIVGIPTLLVHLARHSETLGHATRIEKVYYGGEIMTAGAEAVLRSIWKSKQIRSAGYASTEAGTIGWQCLHCEPGEHFAFHDNIVEVVDNELVVTSLSRTRMPLIRYRTGDRGVWCDPNCHCGNGAPMFKLLGRLDTAMILWGCWMRHEDIVTAFHSLQIDFTALQVELSAKGGEHVMNIRFESSASDIDPARLETLRERIYELSADLNQTFPMDRLRPLMTIQLTAPGSLRRNQRTGKVIPVIDSRM, encoded by the coding sequence ATGTCGACTGACCCACGTATACCCAACACCTTGGACAATAATCTCCATCGCGTTCTCGAAATTGCAAGGTTCAACGTACCCTTCTATCGGGAGCGCGCGCCGCGGGACTATCGAGAACTGAGCAACTGGCCCCTGGTCAGCAAGAGTGACCTCGAGGTTTCATTTCAAGCGTTCCTCAATGAACTCCATCCCGCCAGTTCAGGGAATGCGAGCTACGTAGTCGCATCCGGCGGCAGCACAGCTACGCCGGTTTACGTGTCGTATTCGCAACCCGAAGTGGAGATAATCACCCGAAATCTCGCCTCCCACTTCCAGCAGAATGGAATGCAGACAGGCGATAGCGTGGTCAATTATTTTGGCGCAGGAGACATGTGCGGTGCGTTTTCGATGGTCGACCGCGCCCTGGCGCACCTTCCCGTGACCATTCTGCCGCTCAGTTTCACCCCCAACCTGGCTTTTGCCCTGGAGGTGATTGATCGCTTTCACCCCAATGTCATCGTCGGCATTCCCACCTTGCTCGTGCATTTGGCACGACACAGCGAGACCCTCGGTCACGCCACCAGAATCGAGAAAGTCTATTACGGCGGGGAAATAATGACCGCAGGGGCGGAAGCCGTCTTGCGGTCCATCTGGAAGTCAAAGCAGATACGCTCGGCCGGATACGCATCCACAGAGGCGGGGACCATAGGCTGGCAATGCCTGCATTGTGAGCCGGGCGAGCACTTCGCCTTTCACGACAACATCGTCGAAGTCGTCGACAACGAGTTGGTCGTCACTTCCTTGTCACGCACGCGCATGCCACTGATTCGCTACCGCACGGGAGACCGCGGCGTCTGGTGCGATCCAAATTGCCACTGCGGCAACGGCGCGCCGATGTTCAAGCTCCTCGGGCGCCTGGATACGGCCATGATCTTATGGGGTTGTTGGATGCGGCACGAAGACATCGTCACGGCTTTTCATTCACTTCAAATCGATTTCACCGCACTGCAAGTTGAATTGAGTGCCAAGGGGGGCGAGCACGTGATGAACATTCGGTTTGAGTCATCCGCATCGGACATTGACCCCGCTAGGCTCGAAACCCTTAGGGAAAGGATTTACGAATTGAGCGCCGACCTCAATCAAACCTTTCCCATGGACCGGCTTCGGCCTTTGATGACCATTCAGTTGACAGCACCCGGCTCACTGCGAAGAAATCAGCGTACAGGGAAAGTGATCCCGGTCATCGACTCCAGAATGTGA